One Candidatus Marinimicrobia bacterium CG08_land_8_20_14_0_20_45_22 genomic window carries:
- a CDS encoding GTP cyclohydrolase I FolE (involved in the first step of tetrahydrofolate biosynthesis; catalyzes the formation of formate and 2-amino-4-hydroxy-6-(erythro-1,2,3-trihydroxypropyl)dihydropteridine triphosphate from GTP and water; forms a homopolymer) translates to IEARHLCMQMRGVEKQNSNITTSVMLGELHDEPQARDEFLKLITR, encoded by the coding sequence TTATCGAAGCGCGCCATCTCTGTATGCAAATGCGCGGGGTCGAGAAGCAAAATTCGAATATTACCACCAGCGTCATGCTCGGCGAATTGCACGACGAACCGCAAGCCCGTGACGAATTCCTGAAACTGATCACAAGATAA